The following is a genomic window from Thunnus maccoyii chromosome 13, fThuMac1.1, whole genome shotgun sequence.
TGGGAGGACTAAACTCTTTCAGCTTATtctattcattctctatggtagttcttatcactatggGTGTAATACCCCCTCCCACCACAATGTGTCTTGCAATGGCAGCTTGGCGCTGTCCGTTTTTCTGCTCGTTAACTCTGCGGAAAGTGAAGACCGCAGAAGCAGCGATTCAAAGTTTATGACTAACTTCGCTGAAAACTTTatccaaaatatgaaatattcgcgtctttttatgtttatggtgAATAAAACTTGCCAGACAAAGTTTCAGCCTACTGAGGCTCATTAAGAGCTATTTGCCTTCGTGTGTGGATGAGGCCAAACTATCcaacctcactttgctgtgtgttgagcgGGACATAAACACTAATAAGGACTAAGTGGTTGGCAGGTTTGCCACCATAAAGGAGAAGAGGATTAAGTTTTAAAAGGGACCGTGAATTGTACAAAGTTTGTTAAATACACAAATGGACTAACGTTACTCGAAACTACAGCAGTCTAAGCAGGGACAACAACTGGTGGgtgaaacatccataattagtctttattaacttaaaagttggttatgaagaaatcagtcaTAATGTTAGATTAATGTGTTGGTTAACTCCAGCACctgcctgtggtgttgtagactgtccactttgtatttgaataggACTTGTAGTGTTGTAGCCcgctgtgtctattttatgtttgttattcCCCTGTTAGAAAGACATGGTACTGAGACAGAGCACCTGGCTTGTCGCTGTCtattggtggtggtggtgctgaaCTGTTCGTCGGTCGGTGTATGTAGAGCAGCACATGCTGTcctcagtgctgaaacatttcactgtatGTTTCCTGAGACATAAGCTTGCATGGCTCAATAACAATTTGTGATTATGAATAGGGTATATTAGCTATTTTAcaattgcacattttaaaagactGTTTTAGAAAAGCCCCTGAGAATGCTTCACCCCCTCTGTGCTGACAGTCTAGCTCCGCTCCTGAATGAGGCATAATGGCAAGTAAGAGACAACATTAATCTctgaaaaacagctgaaaaacggaagaagagaaaactggGCCCCTATGACCAATTATGCTTAGGTCCTCCAAATGGTTAAGAGCGGCCCTGACTGCTCATGACAACGTTTTAGCTTTTACTGAcatttcttcagatgaaaatttaaacttctctttgttctaaatcttagtttaatgttcgtattgatgtatttgtgtgttgttgtttctcctCCACTGAGAAAACACCAGACCTTCCTTTAtcatagatattttgttctcaccactttgtacatttttataaagaaatgtacaataaaactgtaactatcctgataataatcaataaggagatcatttattattttcttgtacatagctgacattctgggttaaacaaagtgattgtgtggatgaagtgaatctgaacatgaaatcattgaacaagagtcatttaacagactttactgattaGATGTGTGAACAAACTGAAGGTTTATATCATGAATAAAGTTCTTTCTCTCAACAAtgaacaaagtattttcttttgtcttcatttCAGGATCTTATTAaaagcttctggagaaaatgtgaaactaatatgagagtttatttgaggcacttttcctcctgaaacacaacaaagtTCAGTGTTCATGTTTAGAGCAGAAGAACGTTTTTCAGTGAGTCTCTGAACTTTCAACTTTCTTCACTGTCAGAGAAATGAGCagagtttttattattttttgtggacttagtgtcttttttttaaaacaggcctaaaaaaaatggaaaaactaataaaatcaaAGTGTCTGTATATAACTGTTTAACTTACTTTGACACATATATTCAAATTTGTCAAGTTTTCCTGTAAACTTACCTACTGGCTGAGACGGCATTCGGCCATGAGGTGCAGTGTACAATTAAGACTTTTCTCCAACTGTGTTTCCTTCTGACCATAACAAATCCCTTTAGTACATTTGGAATTATTTCAACACGGGTTAAGAAATAAAATTGCTGATTTAGTCGCTGTTATTGTTATGAGTAGTGCcctgaatattttcatttatattacttaaaaaatgtctgAGATGGAAACATGTTAGTAACAATATtatcaaaaacattatttcctaTGAAATGTAATTCATAGTGAACATGAATTAATGCACTAATCTTTCTTCACAGTTCTGCACCAAAACAGAATAATGgaacaataacaaaaaccaTCAGGGAAACTAATTTAGTTTTGTtctgttaactttgttaaataGTTGTGAATAGTGCAGAGAGCACACTGGCATCTGTGCAGGTGAGGACAACAGCACAGGCCACACCAAACCCCGTACTAATGACTGCACTAAAGTGACTAAAACCAGAGAATGGAATTGGCTCCATCTGCTGATCAAGActgatgtggttgaaagctatTGAGAAAGCTTGAAAGTGGACATTTGGTTAagattatttaattaattttaacatttattctaGTGCAGCACTGAGATGGACAAACTTATAGATGTCACTCATGTGAAATATACCAAACAAGCACATTTAACATGTAAAGTAACTGTGAAATAATGtagacaaaaacaatataaaaatctgtttaatagtaaaaaaaaaaaaaaaattaaaaaaagtaaaactgcCACTGCATGCTACCATGCTTTACTTTTGGCAACACAAGGCAAAGAAATCCATGTtctttacagtatatttggtAGATTACCAAATGACATGAGTCTGAAAATTGTGACACCATCATAAgttaacagaaaacacagactaATGACACGATGCACTTGATGGTTAAACAGTTCAACTGatgtattttacaaaataccaaatatattaaaatataaaaaaggagaaacaacTTCCAAGTAACTGACCAGAACAGTTTGGGGAGAGTAAACAGCAGCCACATCGGTGCattgtttgtgttaaaaaaaaaagttgatatcAAGTACAAATTAAGTAACATATCAGTAGTAATTTTACATAATGTCAATAAGAATCAAAAACATTATCAATGCAAACTGCCACAAGCACTGAGATGTCATATAACCGCATTTCCCTTGATatggaaaatgcaaaataaacttTCTTGCTAAGCACAAGAAAACATGTACTTctgtaacataatataataaagaagTTAAACAGTTCTctttaaaatgaactttttcCTTTGACCTATGATGGAAGAAAAATAATCTCTGCACCCAGACACACGTCTGAGTGTTGCAGTCTAGCGGCATTTAGCTGCCTGTCTACCAACAGGAAGGCcttcttctctctgcagtcagTTTCAGTCACACAAGTcaaagtgcagcagcagcagcagcagcaggtatgAGCGTCTCAGGTCTCTGAGGGTCTTTTTCCGCTGGCAGTAGATGGTCTGAAGAGCTCTCAGCCGTGTGATCGGCAAACACTTCAGCGGGGTCGTCCTCACTGGAGCCGGACTCAGGTAGAGCAGAGTATGTGGGAACGGCGTTGAACAAGACAAAACCCGCGGTGATGACGACAAACGAGATGATGTACAGAGCTGAAAACTGTTAATGAGACACAAGAGAAAGATGTTACTAACATTTTCAATCTGAGAAATTCTCTTCCTGTCCGAGGCTCCACTTTAACTAACAAATGGTGTTTAATGATGGACGTGTAAATGGTTGACTGTGTACATTTTAACTCCTATTTGGGATTTTCTGCAGTAATGTACCTGTCACAGTTGCAAATGCTGCACTCTAACTTGTATCTGGTTTTAATTTTCTGCTCTAAACACATCTGAAAGGACAATTatgcattttattattgatCATGTGAtcctttttttcagaaaaactaCTAATGGATTTTCCACAACAGCACCTTTAAAACTATCAATTACATCActtcctgctgctgaaaatgaaatgaaaatcatGGACGAGTCCTGCTGTTGTCAGACAAATACAGAGCAGGATAATTGCGCAATTCATTATgcaattatcaaaatgtttcaaGGCAGCAAAAAGGTTTGAAAGTCAATTAAACAGGTGGTGACGCCATGATGCTTTTTAATGACACTCACTGTGTAGTGGAAGAGGAAGATGCCACAGAAGAGGCTGAAGAGGTCGGCTGTGAGCAGAGAGAGGTTGACTGCGGTAGCGCTGGTCATCTTCACCACGACGGGCATGAAGCTGTACAGCGCGTACATACACAGGGCGTAGACCGCAAACAGCATGGCTGCACAACGCAATGAGGTGATATTTCAAATCAATGATGTTTGAAAGCGAGAATACTTCAGTAGCTGTGAATACGCTGCAATACTGTCATCAAATACTCGTTTGTTGATAATTTAACAAGACAGAAAGTTCACTTACAGATGCGGAAGTCCCACTTTATTGCCTGTACCGCACCAATTTCCAGCACAGTTCTGCAATGCCAAGCAACACTGAGTCAGGACGGTGAGGAAGACACTTGTTTTCACACGTACACGCACAGCTACAGCTGAGTCCGACTGcagaaagtgtttttatttatctatcagCTTTTTAGTGCCAGTCCCTAGAGAGCAAAGAACGAGGTCTTCTTTTTAGTCTCATTAATTTGCTTTGACTATcgataaacaaacattttattgtaaGTTATCCGAGAGATACAAACATCTCCAGACTGTAATGCAGCTCAAAGATGTGTTGACACCTCAGAGTCTTATCACAGAGCAAactatttgtttttgaaaggcAGTCTGGAAAATTTAAACTTGcaataacttattttttttggccacttgggggcagcagaaacaccTTCACctaacatgttagcaacattagccaacattagcattcagttTCTGTTCAAAAGATGAATTTAAGCTTAGATTCTCATTACAGTATGAAGCAGTCTTGTACTTTGAGCAGGTAATCTCtataaaaaagctttttgtattgtgaaaatgcataaaacactgaattgTGCTTGATACAGTGATGTCAAAGGTATCTCGACAAGgtatgtttgttttactttcctTAGTCAATTACAGTATCAGAAGTATGAAAATTATGAAAGTTCAATCCAGAGAGAAGCTCTAAACCACATGCATGAATGTAGCTGATGCAACATTAACTGTATTttgcaattaattaattaattttaattgcaaaaacattttcttaaaatgcATCTGACATTTGTCGATAAAACTACTACATGAGCTGATCTCTTTATGTAATTCAGAGGAGTCttcctgtttttcctgctttctgAGTCTCTTGGAGACATGTGGCCGTGTTGGTCCATTTTTGTTTCTACTTGGGTAACCGAGTCACTGATACAACAAAATTATAGGGAAATAATCAAAAAAAGTAGAATATAGGGGGGAGTTTAATCAATAACTTACAGCTGTATGCCACTGATTAGTGTCCCAAAGAGGCCCATCATGCCTAAGAATTCGACTCGGCTCAAGTTCTTCACGGTGTACTCTTGGCACACGTTGGATACAGCGTAGAGGACAGCGCTGAGCAGGACCAACCCATCACCCAGCACGACATCACTGGctgcaaacagagaaagagaggaaattaaaaatgtgcaattatcagtattattcatttaaatagcAATTTTCAAGCAAGAAGCACACTGTGATTTCAAAATGGAGAATAATCTTTAAtagcagaaacacagcagcataaagcaacaagaaatatttaatatgGACAATCTGGTTTATTACTAATTGATTTGGCCGTTTCCATCAGTTATAATAACTTTCTACTggttttatggtcattttgtgcTACAATAACAcacctttttatattttctttaactGTTTACTGCTCAACAGGTCACTTCTATTACCGATCGTGTTCGACATGAAGTTTCAGTACATTTATAGATGTTTATGATGGAAAAGTGCCCTTACTGGATCCCTGGTCTCTTCCAGCCAGGATGTCGGCTCCCACCATGGCCCCCACCCCCAACAAACACACCATCACGGCTACAAAGTGGATCATCCTGTAGCGAGTCTTCAGGAGGAACCaggacagcagcatcagcacTGGGATCACAAAGCAGTCCAGCAGCTGGAACACACAATAACAGATTGGTCTTGTTGATAAAGCGTGtagagagaaggaaagacatCAGGTAAAACAGGtcaggaagataaaaaaaatatagaggTGACATTTATATGTGGATATATAGATATTTTTTAGTTGGAACTTCATCTTTATCCGCCACTAAGTTTGCATCAAACATCTGGTCAGATTCAAACTCATGTTaacttattctttgatcagatagttcCTGATTTACATCAAAATTGTGCCTCATAAGACTATTTTCtggattttaaacatttaatatttgaggactttgtgttttttttgtttaatgaaaaaaaaaaaggagtaaagTCACATGAGCATGGTGGCAGTTTTATTCACGCTTTTGGCTTTACTTTCAATATTAAtctaatgttaataatgttaaCATCTCTTAAAGTAAAGCTTTAGAATCAGTATCAAACCTTAAATGTCATATCTGCACttgtattaaaatgttaaagcaATAGCCAGACTGGcatatttatgttatattatgaCAAACAGACATTGGAAGTTgatagtttagtttttttttgtgaacatcatgatattgatttcaACCATATACAGTATCAAACACTCCCATAACAAGGCCTCTGTGCTGAACAAGTCAAGGCATGTGTACCGAGTCCAGCAGGTCACTGTCCTGTTTATTTGACTGATTATTTAAGCAGCAGTTCAAAACTCCAGACCGCTGCTTTCTCTTACCTGTATACTTGTCAGGGTGGTAAACTGGTAGGCCTTCACAACTGCGTAGTTTGCCTCCACATCTGCCAGACCCATCACCAAGTATTTCCACCACttggtttttaaaatgtgtaggATGTTTCTATCACCTGTAGAAACAGATAAGGCTCACGTCAGAGTGGGAACGgaggaaatacattttatttaatcctTATCTGGGTCTATCAATGAgaaaaaagtcagatttttacattaaagCATTTAATGTCCCTTTCTATGAGAAAATTCCTGAATTGTGTGTGAAATATAAAGTTTTTTCCTAGTTACAATTTCAGAAACAGTTGCAGTGCTACAACAGCTGAATGgagacaaaacaacatgtaGCCTGGGGGGGCAAACGCTGCCCAAAATTATAAGTTCATTGTTCCTCACTGTAGAGTTAATCtgtatttgaatgtgtgttcaTTCTTCTGACTTCAAGACAGAACTCCTGGAGCAACTGATAACCCAGATATTTGCAAATTAAGTACAAAGAAACCTTTATTTTATCACAAAATTTGAAGTACATGTATCCTAAATGAACGGCAGTGTGACCTTTGCGGGTGCTGAGGATGGTCGTGtagaagagcagcagcagcacgtAGTTGAGGAAGCTCTGCAGCATGGGCGTCTCCACCCCGGCGTCGGCCAGGTACTGGCAGCTCACTGCCGTCCCACAGATCAGCAGAGACAGGATCTGGCCCATGGCGATGGTCTTCAGCAGACGCCTGGAGGGTCAGCGAGAGCATTATGTTCAACTGTTTAAGCtgatacacacatatatccCCACCTGTTCGCTAAGGCACTCATGAAGGTGCTGCGAGGAAAGACGTAAGCTGAGCCTGAAGGCGACGTTTTCCATTTCTCAGTTCATCTACGTTCCGCTTGTGATCGTGAGCTCTGTGTGACTCCTTTTAGTCATCACACAGAGCTATTATTAAAATTACAGTCAACATTTCCTAACATGTACATCAATCACCATGTTAGGAACAAGATCTGATGCTTCCTGGAAACAAGAGCGagagattaaaaacaaacaacacacacacatttgaacgTGAACTTAACAGGAAGTTGAACTTCTTTGACTTGATGAAAAGCTTCTTTTCATAGAGGAGAGCTGCTGGTTTAGGTAGTACAGTACGGTtagtatttacattattttgactCTTGAAAGATAATTATTGTACAATGTACATGATATGTATTGCGCAGAACAGAACTAATGcagtaaatgtaatattagagctgcaaataTTAGTCGTAGTTGTAAATACAGGGACAGTGGGCTGCAAATTAGCATCAGCTAGACGCCCGATATACTCATTACATTACATCTGTTGCATTGCTTATCTGTATCTAACaatctgttttgttcttgttaaataaacaaataaaataaattaaaaattaatctgcagctattttgacaaacaattcatcatttcagtcatttttcatacaaaatatgccaaatattctctggtttttaagcaaatgtgaggatttgctgcttttctttgtcatatatgacatttaaattgaatatgacaaaataagcaaattgTAGACATCATAGTGGGCTCAGAGAAATTATAAATGGCATTTTTTCACTATGtttgaacattttacagactattAATACTACACTATTAATAtactattttctcaatcaatgGTATTAACCGAGAAAAGATGCTTGAAAATCCGAGGAGGCCAGTTGCTTCTTAAATGCTGGAATCATCCCATCTGGCgccaacaaacaaaccatcattacattttaaaacaaggtTTGGGGTGAAATTATCTCTGCTCAAAACTAACTTATCAGCGCTACCGTACATACAGTAACTGACAAATTAAAGATGCTAGGTAGACATTTACAGCTGGATCGGTGCTCACCATGTGAAGATATCCCTCAAGTTGTAACTGTGCAATCCGCAGTCAACCCTGCATTTCCCACACAGCCTCTCCTCCTCATGCCTCTCCATCTCTTTGAGCGTTAAACctaaaaagaaagataaaaaccATCAAAAAAGAATTAGAGTCTTTCACGCTCACTGTCTTCATCAGACTACCCAAGCAGCAAATCTCCACAGGAATGTGATTTGCCTCCTTGGACTCATGATTCTCACTCCAATTATAGTACAGGATACATTTAAGACAGGTGGTAGCTTTTCTCTTCTCTATACAGACAAAATATCactaaaaaaagacataaaccCAACAAcctattttgctttttattccTAGACTTTACACTTACAGCAAACCAACTGGCTCGGTCTTGTGGTGAATTCAACATTGGTTACAGCTAGAGATGGGACGATTAAAGATTTTAAATCACAGAtcgcaataaaaaaaaaaaacactcacgtTAAGTTGATCATGGTGAATTTTCATTATTGGGATAATCGGGAATATCCTCACATGAGTGACTTGAAAAAGCCGTCTCACTCGTTAACGTACAGTCCTATGTGGACTTCCTGGTTTATTTTGAATTGCCACTAATTGTTCACTAAAAATCAATGTGTATCCCATCTATGAtgtaataaacatattttgatgGTTATCAGGATAATATTGTGAATTGCAATTATTTTAGCCAGGATAACCGTGACATGAAATTTCATCCTTCATGCTTAGCTACAGCACTCTTCACAacgctga
Proteins encoded in this region:
- the slc35f2 gene encoding solute carrier family 35 member F2 isoform X1, which translates into the protein MERHEEERLCGKCRVDCGLHSYNLRDIFTWRLLKTIAMGQILSLLICGTAVSCQYLADAGVETPMLQSFLNYVLLLLFYTTILSTRKGDRNILHILKTKWWKYLVMGLADVEANYAVVKAYQFTTLTSIQLLDCFVIPVLMLLSWFLLKTRYRMIHFVAVMVCLLGVGAMVGADILAGRDQGSTSDVVLGDGLVLLSAVLYAVSNVCQEYTVKNLSRVEFLGMMGLFGTLISGIQLTVLEIGAVQAIKWDFRISMLFAVYALCMYALYSFMPVVVKMTSATAVNLSLLTADLFSLFCGIFLFHYTFSALYIISFVVITAGFVLFNAVPTYSALPESGSSEDDPAEVFADHTAESSSDHLLPAEKDPQRPETLIPAAAAAAAL
- the slc35f2 gene encoding solute carrier family 35 member F2 isoform X2; translated protein: MERHEEERLCGKCRVDCGLHSYNLRDIFTWRLLKTIAMGQILSLLICGTAVSCQYLADAGVETPMLQSFLNYVLLLLFYTTILSTRKGDRNILHILKTKWWKYLVMGLADVEANYAVVKAYQFTTLTSIQLLDCFVIPVLMLLSWFLLKTRYRMIHFVAVMVCLLGVGAMVGADILAGRDQGSTSDVVLGDGLVLLSAVLYAVSNVCQEYTVKNLSRVEFLGMMGLFGTLISGIQLTVLEIGAVQAIKWDFRISMLFAVYALCMYALYSFMPVVVKMTSATAVNLSLLTADLFSLFCGIFLFHYTMCLEQKIKTRYKLECSICNCDRYITAENPK